The Pseudomonas sp. GD03919 region CGACTGCCGCGAACGCGAGGCAGCGCTGCTGGTGGCCAGCCTGCTGGGTGCCAGTTGCCTGCTGAGCCATGGTGCGCGGCCCTTGCTGCCCTTTCTCAATGCGCTTGGGCTGCAATGCGCGGCCAGGGGATGCAGCGAGGAGGAGCGCCTCGCCATCATGGCCATGGCGGCGCTGCAAGACTGGAACGCAGGGCTCGTCGAGCAGCCTGACATGGTCGACATGGCGTGTGTGATCGCGGATATCTACCCCTCTTTCAGTGGTGGGCCGTTCAAGTTCCTGAGAAACCTCGGGCTGGAACAGGCGCGCATCCTGGTTGAAGCCTGCCGTGTACGTCATGGCGAGCTGTTGTCGGGCGAGCAGGATATGAGTGGGTATTTCAGCCGCCATGGCCGGAGTCGGTGAGATGAGCGGAACAGGCTACATCGGCTATCAGCATCCTCCTTTCGAGGTTCGGGTAACCCGCGAAAGTCTGGATCGGTTCAATCAGGCCATCGGTGTGGCTGGGGCCGGGGCCGACAGCCCGGCGCCCCCCACCTACATGAAGGTCATCGAAGGCGAGGGCGGCAGTTCCCGGGCCATTCTCACCGCGCTGGATATCAAGCTGCACCGTGTCCTGCACGCCGAGCAGTCTTTCGAGTATCACGCGCCGATCCATGCGGGCGATGTATTGGAAGTGCACAGGGGCATCAGCGATCACTACACCAGGAAGAACGGCACCCGCGAGTTCCTGGTGATTGAGTCACGCATACTGCGCGCGGACAAGACCCTCGTCGGCGGTTCCAGGCAGATCCTGATCTTGCGCAACATTTGAGAGAACGACCATGACGACATCTTTCGCGCATGCGCAGCCTGGTGAGCGGATTGCCGAGTTCGTCTCCGATCCCATCAGCGCAGAGATGCTGCATCGCTACGCCGAGGCGTCCGGCGACAGCAACCCGTTACACCTGGATCGGGCCTTTGCGCAGAAAGCCGGTTTCGATGACGTGATCGTACACGGCATGCTGGGTATGGCGTTGCTGGGACGCCTGCTGGACAGCCATTTCGCAGCGGAGGATATCCGCAGCTTCAGTGCGCGCTTTCTGTCCATCATGCCGGTGGGCAAGCGGATCCGTTGCCAGGCCGAGGTCGCCGGGCGCGAAGACGGTCACTTGCTGTTGAATCTCTCGGCCAGGGTAGATGGCGCCGAGCAGGTCGCCATCAGTGGGCAGGCCGTCATCGGCAAGCCGCAAGCATAACAATAAGAAACGGGAATCAGCATGCCTACCAATAGAACCCTGGACGCGGTGGTTGCCAGCCTGCGGCCGGGCATGAACATCTACGTTCCGGGGGTGTCGGGCGAGAGCCTGGCTTTTTACCAGGCCCTGCAAGCCAATCCCGAGGCGTGCAACGGCGTGCGTTTCATCGGCGCGCATTTCCCGGGCATCAATCACTCCGACTATATCGGCTTGCATCAGGCGGCTCGCCAGCGCAACTACTTCATGCTGCCCGGCTTGCGTGAGGGCTTTGCCAGCGGTCGTGCGGAGTTGCTGCCACTGGACTACCAGGGGATCTACCGTGATCTGGCTGGGATGGACGACATCGATATCGCCATCGTCCAGGTCAGTCCGCCGGATCGACATGGCATCTGTTCCCTGGGGCCCTGCCAGGACTTCATCCCGGCGGTATGGCGCCGAGCCCGCCAGCGTGTGGCGCATGTCAACTCGTCACTGCCGAGGACCCGGGGCGCATTCAGCATACGCTGGGACGAAATAGACATTGCCTGCGACGCGCCGTGGGAGGTGCTGTCCTACGACAACGGGCAGCCCACCGAACTGCAGGGCCGGATTGCCGCCCACGTCACCGGCCTGGTGCGCGATGGCGACACCATCGAGCTGGGAATCGGCAAGATCCAGTCGGCCATCATTTCCTCGCTGAAATCACACCGGAACCTGAGCATCTACTCCGGCATGGTCATGGCGCCAGTGCTGGAGCTGATCGATACCGGGGTCATCAAGGGGCCGGAAAGCATCCAGATCGGCGTGGCGCTGGGGAACAGCGATTTTTACCAGCGCACGGCCGAAGACCCGAGCTTCTTCTATCGGCCGGTCGGCGATACCCATGACCCGTGCAAGATCGCCGCCATTGCGAACTTCTGTGCCATCAACTCGGCTGTCGAGGTTGATCTCTTTGGCCAGGTCAACGCCGACTCCATCAATGGCCGTCAACTGGCGGGCGTCGGCGGGCTGCCGAATTTCGTCCAGGGCGCGCGGATGTCGGAGGGAGGGCGTTCGATCATCGTGCTGCCTTCGATGTCGGATAACGGGCGTTTCAGCCGGATAGTCGCCGCCATCCCGAGTAGCTGCAATACCGCGATTGCCAGGCAGGATGCCGACTATGTGGTGAGCGAGTACGGCGTTGCGGTGCTTAGGGGGTTGTCCGTGCATGCCCGTGCCGAGGCCCTGATTGCCATTGCCCATCCCGAGCAGCGGGACCATTTGGCCAGCGCCTGGTCGATCATGATGACTGCCCTGTAGCGATGGGGGAGCGGGCCTGGCTATTCATTCGTATTCACAGTGGGGGAATTGCAGCATGAGTCAAATCAACAACACCTTATTGGCCGGCAAGGTGGCCTTGGTCACTGGCGCGGGCCGTGGCATCGGACGCAGCATTGCGCTGGCGCTGGCCGAGGCGGGCGCCAAGGTCGTGGTCAACGATCTGGGCGTATCCCTCGAAGGCAGTAGCACCGGCGAGTCTCCCGCCGAGGCGGTGGTCAGTGAGATCCGTGCCATGGGTGGTGAAGCCATTGCCGATCAGCATTCGGTTGCTGATTTCGCCCAGGCCCAGGCCATGGTCGAGGCGGCCTGCGATCAGCTTGGCGGTATCGACATCATCGTCAATAACGCGGGCAACCTGCGTGACGTGATCTTCCACCGGATGAGCGAGGAGGAGTTCGATGCGGTCATCGCCGTTCACCTGAAAGGCAGCTTCAACGTCAGCCGGGCGGCCGCGCCAAGGTTCAAGGAGCAAGGTTCGGGCGCCTTCATTCACATGACCTCGACCTCCGGCCTAGTGGGCAACTTCGGTCAGGCCAACTACTGCGCGGCCAAGCTCGGCATTGTTGGTCTGTCCAAGGCCATCGCCCTGGATATGCAACGCTTTGGTGTCCGTTCGAATGCCATCGCGCCCTTCGCCTGGACCCGCATGGTCAGTTCGATCCCGGATGAAACACCGGAACAGAAGCGCCGCGTGGAAGGCCTGAAGAAACTGATTCCCGAAAAGATCGCCCCGTTCGTGGTGGCCCTGGGCAGTGATGCGGCCAAGGACATCTCCGGGCAGATCTTCGGTGTGCGCAACAACGAGATCTATCTGTTCTCCCAGCCCCGCCCGGTGCGCACCGCGCATACCTCCGACGGCTGGACGCCGGACAGCATCATCGAGCGGGTCTTCCCCATGTTCGAGGACGACTTCTACCCGCTGCATCGCTCGGGCGATGTTTTTACCTGGGACCCGGTCTGAGGGTGTGAAAAAACCAAGACGGTGATCTGGTCGTCCACGCGTATACGCCCACTGCGACTACCGAATGGATGCGTTTCTGGCTATCCGTAGTTCGGTAGGGCATGGGTCAATATCTCTGCCCTTCATACCGAGAGCTGCAATATGGAACTGTCACCTGTTGCAAGAAAGACTCTGCTGCTATGTGGGTGGTGTGGGCCACTCGCGATCATCATTTCGTTGATTGGTTGGCTGGTGGCCGGTTTGCTGCCGTTTCCGTTGGGGCCTGGAAATACGGCCGAGGAGGTGGCCCGATTTTACGCGGGTGGCACTCACGTAACCATGGGGATTGTTATTTCCTCGGTCAGTCTTGGCCTGGTGATTCCGCTGGTGGCGGGCATTACCTT contains the following coding sequences:
- a CDS encoding FAS1-like dehydratase domain-containing protein, encoding MGISAAMAGVGEMSGTGYIGYQHPPFEVRVTRESLDRFNQAIGVAGAGADSPAPPTYMKVIEGEGGSSRAILTALDIKLHRVLHAEQSFEYHAPIHAGDVLEVHRGISDHYTRKNGTREFLVIESRILRADKTLVGGSRQILILRNI
- a CDS encoding MaoC/PaaZ C-terminal domain-containing protein, with amino-acid sequence MTTSFAHAQPGERIAEFVSDPISAEMLHRYAEASGDSNPLHLDRAFAQKAGFDDVIVHGMLGMALLGRLLDSHFAAEDIRSFSARFLSIMPVGKRIRCQAEVAGREDGHLLLNLSARVDGAEQVAISGQAVIGKPQA
- a CDS encoding acetyl-CoA hydrolase/transferase family protein; translated protein: MPTNRTLDAVVASLRPGMNIYVPGVSGESLAFYQALQANPEACNGVRFIGAHFPGINHSDYIGLHQAARQRNYFMLPGLREGFASGRAELLPLDYQGIYRDLAGMDDIDIAIVQVSPPDRHGICSLGPCQDFIPAVWRRARQRVAHVNSSLPRTRGAFSIRWDEIDIACDAPWEVLSYDNGQPTELQGRIAAHVTGLVRDGDTIELGIGKIQSAIISSLKSHRNLSIYSGMVMAPVLELIDTGVIKGPESIQIGVALGNSDFYQRTAEDPSFFYRPVGDTHDPCKIAAIANFCAINSAVEVDLFGQVNADSINGRQLAGVGGLPNFVQGARMSEGGRSIIVLPSMSDNGRFSRIVAAIPSSCNTAIARQDADYVVSEYGVAVLRGLSVHARAEALIAIAHPEQRDHLASAWSIMMTAL
- a CDS encoding SDR family NAD(P)-dependent oxidoreductase, whose amino-acid sequence is MNNTLLAGKVALVTGAGRGIGRSIALALAEAGAKVVVNDLGVSLEGSSTGESPAEAVVSEIRAMGGEAIADQHSVADFAQAQAMVEAACDQLGGIDIIVNNAGNLRDVIFHRMSEEEFDAVIAVHLKGSFNVSRAAAPRFKEQGSGAFIHMTSTSGLVGNFGQANYCAAKLGIVGLSKAIALDMQRFGVRSNAIAPFAWTRMVSSIPDETPEQKRRVEGLKKLIPEKIAPFVVALGSDAAKDISGQIFGVRNNEIYLFSQPRPVRTAHTSDGWTPDSIIERVFPMFEDDFYPLHRSGDVFTWDPV